The window CGACAAGGGGACGGCCAAGTTCTCCGACATCGCCAACGGGGTGTCGGCCGACTACGGCTTCTGGCTGGGCGACGCCTTCGCCTCGGGCGGCAGCCAGGGCTATGACCACAAGAACATGGGCATCACGGCGCGCGGCGCCTGGGAAGCGGTCAAACGCCACTTCCGCGAGATCGGCGTCAACACCCAGGAGCAGGACTTTACCGTGGTCGGCGTCGGCGACATGTCGGGCGACGTGTTCGGCAACGGCATGCTGCTGTCGCCCCACATCAAGCTGATCGGCGCCTTCAACCACCTGCACGTCCTGGTCGACCCCAATCCCGACCCGGCCAAGAGCCTGGCCGAGCGCCAGCGGCTCTACGACCTGCCCCGCTCGTCGTGGGGCGATTACGACGCCAGGCTGCTGTCGAAGGGCGGCGCCGTCTACGAGCGCAGCGCCAAGACGGTCAAGCTGTCGAAGGAGGCGCAGGCCCGCTTCGGCCTCCCGGGCGACACGGTGACGCCGAACCAGCTGATCAACGCCATGCTCAAGGCCGAGATCGACCTCTTGTGGTTCGGCGGCATCGGCACCTATGTCAAGGCGTCCACCGAATCCTCGCTCGACGCCGGGGACCGCGCCAACGACGCGGTCCGGGTCAGCGCTCCCGAACTGCGCTGCAAGGTGATCGGCGAGGGGGCGAACCTGGCCATCACCCAGCGCGGCCGCGTCGAGTTCGCGCTTCGGGGCGGGCGGCTCAACACCGACGCCATCGACAACTCGGCCGGCGTCGACACCTCTGACCACGAGGTTAACATCAAGGTCCTGCTGGGCGCCGTGGTCGACGCCGGCGACATGACCTTGAAGCAGCGCGACGCGCTGCTGGCCAGCATGACCGGCGAGGTGGCGCTGCTGGTGCTGCGCGACAACTATCTGCAGACGCAGGCGATCTCGCGGGCGACCAGCCAGGGCACCGAGTACCTGGACGACCAGGCCCGCCTGATGCGCCGTCTCGAACGCGAGGGCCGGCTGGACCGCGCCGTCGAGTTCCTGCCCGACGAGGAGGCGCTCAAGGAGCGCTTCGCCGCCAAGCAGGGGTTGACCCGGCCGGAGACGGCGGTGCTGATGGCACACGCCAAGATGTGGCTCTACGACGTGCTGCTGGCCTCCGACCTGCCGGACGATCCCCGGCTCTTGAACGATCTGGTGCGCTATTTCCCGGAACCCGCGCAGGGGCCCTATCGCAAGGCCATCGAAAGCCATCGCCTGCGGCGCGAGATCATCGCCACCAGCATCACCAACAGCATGGTGAACCGGGTGGGGGGCACCTTCATGATGCGGATCATGGAGGAAACTGGCATGCCGCCGGCCGAGGTGGCCCGGGCCTACACCATCGTGCGCAAGGTGTTCCTGATGCGCGACCTGTGGACGCGCATCGAGGCGCTGGACAACAAGGTGCCGGCGGCCGTGCAGATCGCCATGCTGCACGACATCAACCGGCTGCTCGAATCGGCCACCCTGTGGTTCCTGCACAACGGCGCCCGGCCGCTCGACATCAACACCCAGGTCGACGCCTTCCGCGGCGGCGTGGCGCGGTTGATGGAGCGTATTGACCAGGCCCTGCCCGAGGCTCACATGAAGGGCCTGATGGCCCGGGCCAAGCCGTTGATCGGCCAGGGCGTGCCCAAGGAGGTGGCGGTCGAGGTGGCGGCCCAGGTCAACCTGCTCTCGGCGCTCGACATCGTCTCGCTGGCCACCGCCCGCAAGATGGACGTCGTCGCCGCGTCCCGGCTCTACTTCTCGGTCGGCGGCCGCTTCCGGCTGGGCGACCTCCGGCGGGCGGCCGGGGGGCTGGCCTCGCAAACCCACTGGCAGAAGCTGGCCATCCGCGCCGTCGTCGACGAACTGTTCGCCCACCAGAAGGCGCTGGCCGCCCAGGTGCTCGACGTCGCCGCCAAGGAGAAGGACCCCGAAAAGGCCATCGAGAAGTGGTCCAGGCGCAACCCCGAGGTGTTCGCCCGCACCGAACAGATGCTGGCCGAGCTGTGGGCCGCCGAGGTCGACGACCTGGCGATGATCCAGGTCGCCAGCCGCCAGCTCCGGGCGCTCGCCGCCCCGGCCGGCGCGTAGCGGATACGGCGTGGCGGACGCCGTTCCCCAGGAAGACGGGCGCGGGGCATCCCCCCGCGCCCTGCTTTCCTGGTGCCTCTACGACTGGGCCAACTCCGCCTTTCCGACGGTGATCACTACCTTCGTCTTTGCCGCCTACTTCACCCGGGCGGTGGCCGCCGACGAGGTCGCCGGCACCTCGCAGTGGGGCGCCGCCATGAGCCTGTCGGGCTTGGCCATCGCGCTGGCCGGGCCGGTGCTGGGGGCCATCGCCGATCGCGGCGGGCGGCGCAAGCCGTGGATCGCCGCCTTCACCGCGCTGTGCGTGGCGCTCACCGCGCTCTTGTGGTTCGCCCGCCCCGACCCCTCCTTCGCCCTCTACACCCTGGTGCTGGTGGCCTCTGCCAACTTCGCCTTCGAGATGGGCGGTGTCTTCTATAACGCCATGCTGCCCGGCCTGGCGGCCGAGGGCCGCCTGGGGCGGCTTTCCGGCTGGGCCTGGGGGGTCGGCTACGCCGGCGGGCTGGCCTGTCTGGTGGTGGCGCTGGTCGGCTTCGTGCAGGCCGAAAATCCCCTGTTCGGCCTCGATCGCGACGCTGCCGAGCACGTGCGGGCGACGGCGCCGCTGGTGGCGCTGTGGTTCGCCCTCTTCTCGCTTCCCCTCTTCCTGTGGACGCCGGACGTTCCGGCTACCGGGGTCGGCCTTATCGAGGCGGCCAGGCGGGGCGTCGCCACCCTGGCCGGCACGCTCAGGCGCGTCGGCGAATACCGCATGGTCGCCCGCTTCCTGCTCGCCCACATGATCTATGCCGACGGCCTCAACACCCTGTTCGCCTTCGGCGGCATCTACGCGGCCGGCACCTTCGGCATGGAATTCGCCGACATCATCGTCTTCGGCATCGGGCTCAACGTCACCGCCGGGCTGGGGGCCGCCCTCTTCGCCTGGGCGGACGACGCGGTGGGGCCGAAGCGCACCATCCTGGTCGCGGTGGCCGGGCTGGCCGGCTTCGGCGCCGTGCTGGTGCTGATCGACTCCGTGACGCTGTTCTGGATTTTCGGGCTGGGGCTCGGCGTTTTCGTCGGCCCGGCCCAGGCGGCCAGCCGCTCGTTCATGGCGCGCCTGGCGCCGCCCCATCTCAGGGCCGAGATGTTCGGCCTCTACGCGCTGGCGGGCAAGGCCACCGCCTTCGTCGGTCCGGCTCTGCTGGCCTGGGTGACGGCGGCTTCCGGCAGCCAGCGCTGGGGCATGGCCACCATCCTCGGCTTCTTCGTCATCGGCGGCCTGCTGCTGCTGGCGGTAAAAGAGCCGGCGAACCGGCGCGATCCGGTTACCCCGCAAGGATCGCCAGGAGCTTTTCCTTAAGTTCGTTGTTGGAGTAGGGCTTGGTGATCAATCCGATGCCGTCCTGGTTCAACAGCGAAGGGTCGATGTAGGCCTGCGAGTAACCGGTGGTCAGCAGGACTTTCAGGCCGGGACGGCGGCGGCGCGCCTCGCGGGCCAGTTCGACCCCATTCATCGCGCGCGGCATCACCAGATCGCTGAACATGAGGTCGATT of the Shumkonia mesophila genome contains:
- a CDS encoding MFS transporter; protein product: MADAVPQEDGRGASPRALLSWCLYDWANSAFPTVITTFVFAAYFTRAVAADEVAGTSQWGAAMSLSGLAIALAGPVLGAIADRGGRRKPWIAAFTALCVALTALLWFARPDPSFALYTLVLVASANFAFEMGGVFYNAMLPGLAAEGRLGRLSGWAWGVGYAGGLACLVVALVGFVQAENPLFGLDRDAAEHVRATAPLVALWFALFSLPLFLWTPDVPATGVGLIEAARRGVATLAGTLRRVGEYRMVARFLLAHMIYADGLNTLFAFGGIYAAGTFGMEFADIIVFGIGLNVTAGLGAALFAWADDAVGPKRTILVAVAGLAGFGAVLVLIDSVTLFWIFGLGLGVFVGPAQAASRSFMARLAPPHLRAEMFGLYALAGKATAFVGPALLAWVTAASGSQRWGMATILGFFVIGGLLLLAVKEPANRRDPVTPQGSPGAFP
- a CDS encoding response regulator, producing MRNRERENAGSPAKATILVVEDDPAVRQAAVWVLRLFGYDIREAEDGPSALDALEKEAGIDLMFSDLVMPRAMNGVELAREARRRRPGLKVLLTTGYSQAYIDPSLLNQDGIGLITKPYSNNELKEKLLAILAG